The following proteins are encoded in a genomic region of Neomonachus schauinslandi chromosome 7, ASM220157v2, whole genome shotgun sequence:
- the ROPN1L gene encoding ropporin-1-like protein produces the protein MPLPDTMFCAQQIRIPPELPDILKQFTKAAIRTQPADVLQWSAGYFSALSRGDPLPVKDRIEMPVATQKTDTGLTQGLLKVLHKQCGHKQYVELADLEQKWKTLCLPIENFRALLQLDPCEDKMEWIKFLALGCSMLGGSLNSSMKHLCEILTVDPEGGPARIPFETFSYVYRYLSKMDSDIPEVDTESYLATLKDTVESRKNGMIGLSDFFVLTRKV, from the exons ATGCCGCTTCCCGATACCATGTTCTGCGCGCAGCAGATCCGCATTCCCCCGGAGCTGCCGGACATCCTGAAGCAGTTCACCAAGGCTGCGATCCGCACCCAGCCCGCCGACGTGCTGCAGTGGTCCGCGGG GTATTTTTCAGCTTTGTCTAGAGGAGATCCACTTCCTGTCAAGGACAGAATCGAGATGCCCGTGGCCACTCAGAAAACAGACACAGGCCTGACTCAAGGACTCCTGAAAGTTTTGCACAAGCAG TGTGGCCACAAGCAGTATGTGGAATTAGCAGATCTTGAGCAGAAATGGAAAACTTTGTGCCTGCCAATAGAGAACTTCAGAGCGTTGTTGCAATTGGATCCTTGCGAAGACAAAATGGAGTGGATAAAATTTTTAGCGCTTGGATGTAGCATGCTTGGTGGG TCACTGAACAGTTCGATGAAGCACCTGTGTGAGATCCTCACCGTGGACCCCGAGGGCGGGCCTGCGCGCATCCCGTTTGAGACGTTCTCCTACGTCTACCGTTACTTGTCCAAAATGGACTCGGACATCCCTGAAGTGGACACGGAATCCTATCTCGCCACTTTAAAGGACACTGT AGAATCTAGAAAGAATGGCATGATAGGACTTTCAGATTTCTTCGTTCTGACGAGGAAAGTTTAG